GTCATTTCGACTTTTTGGAGAAATTTCATAAAAAATGGTCACACATAAATAAAGCACAACATAGCCTATGTTTCTATGTGTTAAAAATTAAAATTTCTTTTCAAATAGGAACTCAGAATATCCCAAAAAAGTCAAAAGAATTACAACATAAATCAGCAAATTTTGGAACAAAAACACAACCTTGATGAGTATTTAAAAATCCATTATATTCACAGAAGTAATTGGTTAAGAGCTGCTGTTTTGGGTGCAAATGATGGTATTTTATCAACAGCAAGTATAGCTATTGGTGTTGCAGCAGCAAGCGTTACAAGAGAACCAATTATATTAGCAACTTTGGCAGGTTTGGTTGCTGGTGCTTTGTCTATGGCTGCAGGAGAATATGTTTCAGTTAGTTCTCAAACAGACATTGAAAAAGCAGATATTGAAAGAGAAAGGCAAGAATTACAAGAAATGCCAAAAGAAGAACTTCAAATTTTAGCTAAAATATACCAAAATAGAGGATTAAAAAAAGAAACAGCTTTACAAGTTGCAGAAGAATTTACAGCACACGATGCTTTAGCTGCTCACGTTAGAGATGAGTTAGGAATCAATGAAATATCTAAAGCAAAACCAATTCAAGCAGCTTTGGCTTCAGGAGCGTCATTTGTTTTTGGTGGAATATTACCTTTATTAGTCGTTTTTCTTCTTCCTTTAAAATCATTAGAATTGTATATTTATGTTTCTTCTATCGTTTTTCTAGCTATTTTAGGTGCACTTGCTGCAAAAACTGGTGGAGCTAAAATAATGAATTCTGTTGCTAGAATTACTTTTTGGGGAACTATTGCAATGGGTATTACAGCGTTAATTGGTTATTTATTTGGTATTAATTTATAAAGAAAAGAATAAAACTATGAACTTCGAATACTCCCAAAAATCAAAAGATTTACAACATAAATTATCCACTTTTATAGAAGAACACATTGTTCCAGTTGAAGCAGAGTTTATTGCTTTTCAAAGTGATAAAAACAATATGTGGAAACGTTTCCCAAAAACGGAAATGCTAAAACAAAAAGCCAAAGAAGCTGGTTTATGGAATTTGTTTTTACCTAAAGATTATGGAGAATTAAGCCCTGGTTTAACCAACTTAGAATATGCGCCTTTAGCAGAAATAATGGGGAAGAAAATCTGGATTTCAGAAATTTTTAACTGTTCAGCTCCAGATACAGGAAATATGGAAGTATTGGCAAAATACGGAAATGAAGCACAAAAAGAACAATGGTTAACTCCATTAATGAATGGCGAAATAAGATCTGCTTTTTTAATGACAGAACCACAAGTTGCTTCTTCAGATGCTACAAATATTGAAACTTCTATTGTTTTAGATGGTGATGAATATGTAATAAATGGAAGAAAATGGTGGTCTTCAGGAGCCATGGATCCTCATTGTAAAGTGGCTATTTTGATGGGAAAAACTGATGCAAATGCACATAGACATCAACAGCAAAGTATGATTTTGGTTCCTATGAATACAAAAGGTTTAAAAATTGTGCGTCCACTTTCGGTTTTAGGTTTTTATGATTCTCCAGAAGGCCATGCAGAAATTATTTTAGATAATGTTAGAGTGCCTAAAGAAAACTTAATTTTAGGAGAAGGTAGAGGTTTTGAAATTGCTCAAGGACGTTTAGGACCAGGAAGAATTCATCATTGTATGCGATTGGTTGGAATGGCTCAATATTCGTTAGAAATGATGTCTCAAAGAACTTTAGAAAGAGAAACTTTTGGTAAAAAGTTTTACGAGTATAGTAGCATTCGTCATGAAATTGCAACATCAGCATGCGAAATTGAACAAGCAAGATTATTAACACTTTCAGCTGCAGATAAAATGGAC
The DNA window shown above is from Polaribacter sp. Hel_I_88 and carries:
- a CDS encoding VIT family protein, yielding MEQKHNLDEYLKIHYIHRSNWLRAAVLGANDGILSTASIAIGVAAASVTREPIILATLAGLVAGALSMAAGEYVSVSSQTDIEKADIERERQELQEMPKEELQILAKIYQNRGLKKETALQVAEEFTAHDALAAHVRDELGINEISKAKPIQAALASGASFVFGGILPLLVVFLLPLKSLELYIYVSSIVFLAILGALAAKTGGAKIMNSVARITFWGTIAMGITALIGYLFGINL
- a CDS encoding acyl-CoA dehydrogenase family protein yields the protein MNFEYSQKSKDLQHKLSTFIEEHIVPVEAEFIAFQSDKNNMWKRFPKTEMLKQKAKEAGLWNLFLPKDYGELSPGLTNLEYAPLAEIMGKKIWISEIFNCSAPDTGNMEVLAKYGNEAQKEQWLTPLMNGEIRSAFLMTEPQVASSDATNIETSIVLDGDEYVINGRKWWSSGAMDPHCKVAILMGKTDANAHRHQQQSMILVPMNTKGLKIVRPLSVLGFYDSPEGHAEIILDNVRVPKENLILGEGRGFEIAQGRLGPGRIHHCMRLVGMAQYSLEMMSQRTLERETFGKKFYEYSSIRHEIATSACEIEQARLLTLSAADKMDKVGNKEAKDIIAMIKIVAPNMAQKVIDRAMQILGGKGVGQDTYLPHYFAIARMLRLADGPDEVHMYQLGKSCIKKYGSQ